Within the Pseudarthrobacter sp. W1I19 genome, the region CCCGCTGCTCGGACGGAGCGGGAGCCTTCCCTTGCGGTGACTTTGCTGGACGGCATGGCGCTAGCGGACTCCTGCGAGGGAGAAGGACGGCAGGAAGCCCATACGCTCATAGACCTGGCCGAGGGTAACCGACGCAATTTCACGGGCGCGCTCGGCGCCGTGGGCCAGCAGCCGGTCCAGTTCCGCCGGATCATCCATCAGCTCGTTGGTCCGGTCGCGCAGCGGCGTAATGAATTCCACCACCACCTCGGCCAAGTCAACCTTGAGATGGCCGTACATCTTCCCCTGGTACTCCGCTTCGAGTTCGGCGACGGGCTTGCCGGTGAGGGAGGAGTAGATGGTCAGCAGGTTCGAGATCCCCGGCTTTTCCTCCTGGTCGAACCGGATATCGGTACCGGCATCGGTCACGGCGGACTTGATGCGCTTGGCCGCGACCTTGGGGTCCTCAAGCAGCTGGATGGCCCCGTTGGGCGACTCCCCTGTCTTGGACATCTTGGCACTGGGGTTCTGGAGGTCATAGATCTTGGCGCGTTCCTTCACGATGGTGGCTTCCGGCACCGTGAAGGTTGCCCCGAATTTCGTGTTGAACCGCTGGGCCAGGTTCCGGGTCAGCTCCAGGTGCTGGCGCTGGTCCTCCCCCACCGGCACGAGGTCGGTCTGGTAGAGCAGGATGTCCGCGGCCATCAGGGTGGGGTAGGCAAACAGGCCCAGGGTGGCGGCGTCAGCACCGGACTTCTGGGTCTTGTCCTTGAACTGGGTCATCCGGGACGCTTCACCAAAGCCGGTGATGCAGTTCAGAGCCCAGGCCAACTGCGCGTGTTCGGGCACATGGGACTGGACGAAGAAGATGCTTTTATCCGGGTCGATGCCGGCCGCGATGTATTGGGCGGCCACTATTCGGGTGCGCTTGGCCAGTTCTGCGGGATCGAAGTCCACGGTGATGGCGTGCAGGTCCGGAATAAAGAAAACAGCATCGTACTCGGCCTGCATGTCCACCCAGTTGCGGACGGCGCCGATGTAGTTGCCCAGGTGAAGGGAGTCCGCGGTGGGCTTGGCTCCGGAGAGGATGCGCTTCTTGATGGCAGGGGAAGTCTGGCTAGTCATGGGGAGGAAACCTTCGGGCTTAGAGCTGGTAGTCCACTACAAGCGGGGCATGGTCGGAGAAGCGGGTGTCCCACGAGGCTGCCCGGTCAACAACGGCGGAAATGGCACCGGCCGTCAGTTCCGGTGTGGCCAGGTGGTAGTCGATGCGCCAGCCGGTGTCGTTGTCGAATGCTTTCCCGCGCTGGGACCACCAGGTGTACGGCCCGTCAACGTCCCCGGCAAGGTTGCGGTGGACGTCCTGCCAGCCGATGTCCTCCCCGAAGAAACGGTCAAAATACGCCCGTTCCTCCGGCAGGTGGCCCGCCTTTTTCACGTTGGCCTTCGAGTTCCGGATGTCCCTGGGCGTGTGGGCCACGTTGAGGTCCCCTACCACGAGGGCATGGTCACTGTGCTTGGTAAGCTCCGGCAGGCGGGTGCTCATCGCGTCCAGGAAACGGAATTTGTCGTCCTGCTTGGGGGTCCCCACCTCGCCCGAGTGGACGTAGGCGCTGGCCACGGTGAGCTGGACAGGGCGTCCGGCTGCATCGGCGAAGCGGAAGTCCGCCTCCACCCAGCGGCCCGCCGTCGCGAAGTAGTCGTCGCCGATGCCGTTGCGGGTTTCCAGCGGCTCCTCGCGTGAAGCGATGGCGACGCCGGCACGGCCTTTGGCTTCTGCCTCGGCGTGCAGGATGTGCCAGCCTTCGCCCAGCAGCTGGCCGACGATGGCGTCAGGCGCCCGGACTTCCTGGAGGCAGAGGATGTCCACTTCGCGCGGCTCCAGCCACGCCGCCATACCGTTCTTGTAGGCAGCCCGAAGGCCATTGACGTTGACGGATGCGATGCGAAGGTGGTCCTTCTTCAATGCCGAGCTCACCCGCTCCACTCTAGTCGATGATGGTTCCGGTGACCGGTTCCCCGCTGCCGGAGGACTTGATCATGTCCCGGGCGTTCGTGGCGGTGATCTCGATGGTTTCCAGGGCCCTGTTGATGGTGTCCTGGTTGGCGGCAGCGCCCTTGGCCCGCTCCTCCTCCACTACACGGATCTGCACCTGGACGATCTTGAAGGAGTGGTCCAGCTTGAGGTCGCGGACCTGGTCCGCCTGGCTGCGCTCCGCAACAACCCGGGTACCGCCCTGGTCCGCGCCGGCGTAGGGGCCGCGACCTGCCGCCGTCGTGAAGGCATTTTGGGCTTCGGTCAGCTTCGCGCCGGCCTTTTTGGCGGCCTTCTGGATGCTGAAGACCACGAAGGAGGCAAGGGCCAGCCAGAAGAAGGCGATGACGGCAACCACCCAGCCCACGACGTCGTTCTGGTTGGCTGCGAAGATCACTGCCACAACGAACGCGGTGACGAGGACCATCAGTCCCGGCCCGCTGATGCGGAACATCGAGAATCCGCCCCTGGCGGGTTTGGAGGATGACTTGGAGCTGCCCAGAGATTGCATGCACCCATTCTCTCAAACGCCCGGGCATGCTCCCGCCGCCTTCCACCCCCGGCGAACACCCAACTAACTCGCACTTAACGCCCCCAAATCGCGTTTTGAGTGCGTTACCTGCCAGCCAGTTGAGCCGGGCTACTTCAGGAAGAGGTGCCGCAGCCGCATGGTGGTGAGCAGCATGCCGGCGGCGGTCATTACCAGGTAGTAGCCAATGTGGACGGGCGTGGCCGCCGTGAAGGTGCCCACACTGATCTGCCGCAGCAGCTCCACCCCGTGCCACAGCGGCATGGCCTGGATGAGCCACTGGATGGCCTGCGGGTAGACACTCAGCGGGTAGAACGTGGCGCTGAACAGGAACATGGGCAGCATGATGAAGTTGATCCAGTCCATCTGCTGGAAGGTCTTCAGGAAGCTCGTGATCCCCATCCCGATGCTCGCGAACCCGAACGCGATCAACACCGACGCCGGGACCATCAGCAGGGCCCACGGAGTGGTGATCAGGCCCATCGCGCCCATCACTGCCGTGAAGCCCAGGGCGTAGAGGAGTCCGCGCAGCAGGGCCAGGAAGATCTCGCCCAGTGCAACATCCAGGGGTCCCAGCGAGGTGTACAGCATGCCCTGGTAGAGCTTGGCGAAGTTCATTTTGAAGAACACGTTCCAGGTGGAGTCGTACACGGCTCCGTTCATGGCCGAAACGGCAAGCAAGGCCGGGGCGATGTACGCGGCATAGCTGATCTCCCCGCCGCCCGGCCCCTGCACCGCTCCCACGATCGCGCCGAGCCCCACTCCCATGGAGACCAGAAACAGGACGGGCTCGAAGAATCCGGAGAGCATCACCAGCCAGTTGGTGCTCTTGGTGGCCAGGAGCCCGCGCGAAATCACGGCCTTGGCGTTGCGCGAGTACAACGGCCCGAACGTCCTGTTGCGGGCCGCCGCCGCGGCGCCCTTGACGGACACTCCGGCGCTCATCGCCCCATCCTCAACACGAACTGCCGCCTCGTCAGGAACCAACCCGCCACCGCAAGGCCCACCAGCACCAGCACGTGCACGGCGGTCAGCAGCGGCGGTTCCTGGTAGCCGTACGTAAAGACGCGTCCCAGCTCGGTCCCGTGCCAGATCGGCGAGATCCAGCCGATCCACCGCACCGCCAGCGGCAGGGTGTCCAGCGGAAAGAAGGTCCCGGAGAACAGGAACAGCGGCATCACAATGAAGCGCATCACCAGTGCGAACTGGCCTTTGTCCTCCGTTATCGACGCCGAATAAGCCATCAGCGGCAAACCAAAGGAGAGCGCAGCCAGCGTGGCTGCCAGGATGGCCACCCATCCCCATCCGCCCGGAGCGGCGCCGAACAGTGCAACCGCAGCAAAATAGATGGCAGACTGCAGCAGGAACCGCAGGGTCACCGCCATGATGTGGCCCGCCGCGATCTGTTGGGGCGCCAGCGGCGAAGCGTGCGGGCCGTAGTACGTTCGGCGCCACTTGAATCCGCCCATCACGGGGAACGTGAATTCGTTGGCTGCCGTCATCACCGCCGCGGAGACCAGCAGGGCCGGCGCCACAAACGTCACGTACCCCACTCCCCCGAAAGCTCCTGCACCCTGCGCGTCCACGAGGGTGGCGAGGCCCACGCCCATCGCGAACAGGTAAGCCACGGGGTGGCCCACGCTGTACATCAGCAGGGACCAGCTGTAGCCCTTCATCACCCGGAGCACATGCTCCATGTAGTAGAAAGCACCCCAGCGGCGCGCCTTCGCCGCCGCCACTCCAGGGCTGTGCGCCGCCGGAAGGGCACGGGCGGCCGCCCCCGTCAACGTCTCGTCAGTCAACGAGGCTCCTGCCCGTCAGCCGCAGGAACACGTCCTCCAGCGAGGACCTGCGGACCAGCGATGTCAGCGGCCTCAGGCCGCGGGCCGCTACCTGCTCAAGGGCGGACTCGCCGTCGTGCGCGTAAATGAGCACCCGGTCTGGCAGCACCTCAAGCCGCTCCCCAATGCCGTCCAGCTCGGCGGCGATGGTGGTGTTCCGTTCGGAGCCGAAGCGCAGCTCCACCACCTCACGGGTGGAGTGGTCGCGGATGAGCTGCGCCGGCGACCCCTCGGCCATGATGCGGCCCTTGTCCACCACGATCAGCCGGTCGCAGAGCTGCTCCGCCTCATCCATGTAGTGGGTGGTGAGAATCAGCGTGACGCCCTGCTCCTTGAGCCGGAACAGCCGGTCCCAGAGAATGTGCCGGGCCTGCGGATCCAGGCCGGTGGTGGGTTCGTCCAGCAGCAGGATCCGGGGTTCGTTAATCAGCGAGCGGGCGATTGTCAGGCGCCGCTTCATGCCGCCGGACAGCGCATCCACCTTGGACTTCGCTTTGTCGGTCAGCTGCGCGAACTCGAGCAGTTCGTCGGCCTTCGGTTTCAGGTAGCTCATCGGCAGGCCAAAATACCGGCCGTAGACCAGGAGGTTGTCGCGGACCCGCAGTTCCTCGTCCAGGTTGTCCTGCTGCGGCACCACACCCAGGTGTGCGCGCACTTCAGGCCCGTGCGCGTCCGGGTCCAGGCCCATGATTTCAAGGCTGCCGGAGGTGCGGCCGGTGACACCGCCGATCATCTTCATGGTGGTGGACTTGCCGGCTCCATTGGGTCCCAGCAGGCCGAACGACTCGCCCGCCGGGACACTGAAGGAGATACCGTCCACGGCGGCCACGTCGCCGTACTTTTTGGTGAGGTTTTCGGCGGTGATGACCGTGCGGGGCGTCTTCCGGCCGCCGGCCCGGGTTGTGGAGGGCAGGATGGCTTCGTTGTGCACCCTCCGCAGACTAGTTCAGCCACCCGCTAAACGGTAGTGCCGTCCTCCTTAACACAACCGTGTTAAGTGCGACGGCGGCAGGCGCCTTCGCTGGGGAAGGTGCCTGCCGCCGTCGTACTTGTCTGAGAGTGCCCTTAGGCGATGCCCGCCTTGCGCTCCGCGGCTTCCACCACGTTGGTCATCAACAGCGCCACGGTCATGGGACCGACGCCGCCAGGGTTCGGAGAGATCCAGCCGGCTACCTCGGCGGCAGCAGGATCGATGTCGCCGTGGACCTTGCTCTTGCCCGTCTCGGGGTCGGTCTCGCGCGTGACACCAACGTCCAGTACGGCAGCACCGGGCTTCACGTCCGAGGCTTTGACGATGTGCTTGGCACCGGCCGCGCCCACGATGACGTCCGCCTGGCGCAGCAACTCGGACATGTTGGTGGTGCCGGTGTGGGTCAGCGTCACCGTAGCGTTGATTTCGCGCCGGGTCAGCAGCAGCCCGATGGACCGGCCGATCGTCACACCGCGGCCAACCACCACCACGTGCTTGCCCTTGAGGTCGTAGTCGTTGCGCAGGAGCAACTCGATGACACCGCGGGGTGTGCACGGCAGCGGCGAGGTGATCTTGCCGTTGACGTTGAGCACCAGCCGGCCGAGGTTGGTGGGGTGCAGGCCGTCGGCGTCCTTGTCGGGGTCGATCCGTTCAAGGATGGCGTCGGTGTCCAGGTGCTTGGGAAGCGGCAGCTGAACGATGTAGCCGTGGCAGGTGGGGTCCGCATTGAGTTCGTCAATGAGGGCCTCAACCTGCTCCTGGGTGGCGTCGCCGGGAAGCTCGCGCTGGATGGAGTTCATCCCGATCTCCACCGACTGCTTGTGCTTCATGGAGACATACAGCTGGGAGGCGGGGTCCGCGCCCACCAGCACCGTGGCGATGCCGGGGGTGATGCCGCTGGCCTTCAGGGCCGCCACACGCTCAGTCAGTTCGGCCTTGATGGCCGCTGCTGCTGCCCGTCCGTCGAGGATCCGGGCGGTCTTGGTTGCTTCAGTCATGGGTCACCACTGCTCGTGCGTCGGGTACAGCGGGAAGTCGGCGGCTAGCTTGTCCACGCGGGCCTGCAGGGCCTCGACGTCGGCGCTGGTGCCGGCCTTCAGCGCGGTGGCGATGATCTCGGCCACCTCGGTGAACTCGGCGGCACCGAAGCCGCGGGTTGCCAGGGCCGGGGTGCCGATGCGCAGGCCGGAGGTAACCATCGGCGGGCGGGGGTCGAACGGAACAGCGTTGCGGTTAACGGTGATGCCCACGGAGTGCAGGAGGTCTTCCGCCTGCTGCCCGTCCAGCTGCGAGTTGCGCAGGTCAACCAGGACCAGGTGCACATCCGTTCCGCCGGTCAGGACCGAGACGCCGGCTTCGGCGACGTCAGCCTGGTTAAGGCGGTCAGCGATGATCTTGGCGCCTTCCAGCACGCGCTCCTGGCGCTCCTTGAATTCCTCGGTGCCGGCGATCTTGAAGGCCACGGCCTTGGCCGCAATAACGTGCATGAGCGGGCCGCCCTGCTGGCCCGGGAACACGTTGGAGTTCAGCTTCTTGGCCCACTCCTGCTTGGCCAGGATCACACCGGAGCGCGGACCGGCGAGGGTCTTGTGCACGGTGGAGGTGACGACGTCGGAGTGCGGCACCGGGCTCGGGTGCAGGCCGGCGGCAACCAGGCCGGCGAAGTGTGCCATGTCGGTCCAGAGCAGTGCGCCCACCTCATCGGCGATGGAGCGGAAGGCAGCGAAGTCCAGGTGGCGCGGGTAGGCGGACCAGCCGGCGATGATGACCTGCGGCTTTTCGGCTATGGCCTGCTCACGCAGCTTGTCCATGTCGATGCGGAAGTTGTCTTCCTCCACCTGGTAGGCAGCCACGTTGTAGAGCTTGCCGGAGAAGTTGAGCTTCATGCCGTGCGTCAGGTGGCCGCCGTGGGCCAGGGACAGGCCCAGGATCTTGTCGCCCGGGGTGATCATGGCGGACAGTGCAGCGGCGTTGGCCTGGGCACCGGAGTGCGGCTGGACGTTGGCGTACTCGGCGCCAAAGAGTGCCTTGACCCTGTCGATGGCCAGCTGCTCGGCAACGTCAACATATTCGCAGCCACCGTAGTAGCGGCGGCCCGGGTAACCCTCAGCGTACTTGTTGGTGAGGACTGAGCCCTGGGCCTCCATCACGGCGCGGGGGGCGAAGTTTTCGGAGGCAATCATTTCCAGGGTGCCGCGCTGGCGGCCGAGCTCCTGGTCCAGGACTGCTGCGATTTCGGGGTCAAGCTCAGCCAGCGGCTGATTGCTGACGGCGGTGGTTGAAGTGGCTGTAGTAGTCACGAAGAACTCCTGGCTAGGGATACGGGCACTGCTTAGGTCAGGCTACCGGCTGGCGCGCTTGCACACTGCCTTGTGACAGGCGTGAAAGCGCGGGTATGGCGCTGCAGTACTGACGCAGGTGCAGCCCCAATTCCGGCAAGACATGACCCTCGGCCCAGGCGTACGATCCGTGGTCTTCGTGATTGCCGCTCCCTGGTGGTTAGCCACCCAACGCCAGTTGCGACCTCCCCAGCGTACCAAATCCGGCCCCTCGTGCGCGGGTAGGCTTGTACGCGTGACTGAAGAGCAGCTGAACCAAGCGTACGTAGTAACCCTGTCCTGCCCGGACCGCCCGGGAATCGTCCATGCGGTGGCCGGCGCCCTGCTGGCGGCGGGGTGCAATATTACGGATTCGCAGCAGTACGGCAGCCCCGCCACGGGCAACTTCTTTATGCGCGTCGAAGTAACGACGGCGGCCCCCGCCGCCGAGCTTCGGGCCGCCCTGGAGCCCGTGACCGGCGCCTTTGGTATGCAGTGGAGCCTCAATGCGGCGGGCCAGAAGGTCCGCACCCTGGTGATGGCCAGCACCTCCGCACACTGCCTCAACGACCTGCTGTTCCAGCAGCGCTCCGGCACCCTTCCCATTGAGATCCCCGCCATTGTGTCTAACCACCAGGACCTTGCCGGGCTTGCCGAGTTCTACGGCATCCCGTTCCACCACATCCCGGTCACCAAGGACACCAAGGTCCAGGCCGAGGACAAGCTCCGCGCCATCATCGCCGAGCACGACGTCGAACTGACCGTTTTGGCCCGGTACATGCAGATCCTTTCCGACGAGCTCTGCACCGACCTCACCGGCAAAGCCATCAACATCCACCACTCGTTCCTGCCGTCCTTCAAGGGCGCCAAGCCCTACCACCAGGCCCACGCGCGCGGCGTGAAGCTTATCGGCGCCACTGCCCACTACGTGACGGCGGCGTTGGATGAGGGCCCCATCATCGAGCAGGAAGTGATCCGCGTTGACCACGCCCGCACTCCGGAGCAGTTTGTCCAGATGGGCAGAGACGTGGAAGGCCGCACGCTGGTCCAGGCGGTGCAGTGGCATGCGGAGCACCGTGTGCTGCTGGATGGCAACCGGACAGTCGTCTTTAACTAGGGTGTAGCCACCCTCCCCCGGAGGCGCAATGGACGCGGAATCGGACCACGGCGAGCGGCGCCTTGCCGATTTCTACAACGGCCGCGCCGCGTCCGGTGCCGACCACCCGCCGTCGCACCACCGGGTGGAACAGCGCGAACGCTTCATTGCCCTCCTGAAGTACGAGGGGCGCCACGCGATCCTGGAGATAGGGGCGGGAACCGGCCTGGACGGGCTGCAATTTGTGCAGGCCGGGATCCATTACACAGGCGTGGACATCGCCGAAGGCCAGGTCCGGTGGGCGCGTAGCCGTGGGCTCGATGTCTCGGTGGCCAGTGCGCGCCGGCTGCCCTTCCCGGACGGCTCGTTCCCGGCGATGTGGTCGATGAGCACGCTGCTGCACGTTCCCGCCCGTGATATCGATGCGGTACTGGCGGAGCTGACCCGCGTGGCCGCTCCCGGCGCGCCCATCGCCGTCGGGCTGTGGTCCGGGGACGATGAAGAGGTCCTTAACCCCGAGGACGACGTCGAACCTCGCTTCTTCAGCAGGCGCAGCGATGCCACGGTACGCGAGGTCTTTGGCCGCCATGGCACCGTCGAGGAGTTTGTGACGTGGCCGGAGGGAACCGGTCCCGAGTCGGGGCCCGGTGCGGGGCTCTGGACCCAGCATTACCAGTTCCTCATCCTGCGCACCCCTGGCCCCAAGTAGGGATGTCCTAGGCTTGGGCCATGGCTCCTCTTTACCCTTTCGCCGGGAATACCCCGGCCGTCCACCCCTCCGCTTTTGTTGCCCCCACAGCCTCGATCATCGGCAACGCCACCCTGGCCGCGGACGCCAGCGCGTTCTACGGTGTCTCGGTCCGTGCCGATACTGCCGCCATCTCGGTGGGCGCCGGCAGCAACCTGCAGGACAACGTGGTGCTGCACGCGGACCCCGGATTCCCCTGCACAGTGGGCGAGCGCGTCAGCGTGGGGCACGCCGCGGTCGTGCATGGCTGCACTGTGGAGGACGACTGCCTGATCGGCATGGGCGCGACAGTACTGAACGGCGCGGTGATTGGCGCCGGCTCGCTTGTTGCGGCCGGCGCCGTGGTGCTGGAAGGCACGGTGGTCCCGCCCCGCTCACTCGTGGCGGGCGTCCCCGGCAAGGTGCGCCGCGCACTCACCGATGAGGAGTACGACGGCGTCCGGGCCAACGCGGCGCGCTACGTCGAGTTGGCTGCAGCGCACCGGAACCTCCACGGCTGAGATTTCGACAGGCTCAACCGCCGGGCCTAATCTCAGTCCAACGAAATAGGCCCGATCTCGTCCAGCAGTTCGCCGGGCCCGGGATTGCCCGGGGCAGAGGCGCCGCCCAGGTGGTTCAGCACTCCCCACACGGCGTTCAGGCCCGTGGTCACGGCACCTTCCGCCCAGCCGGCCGTGAAGGAAACGTCGTCACCGGCCAGGAAGATGCCGCGCTGTGATTCGGGCAGCTTGTCCTGCTTGAAGTGCGTGAACAGCCGCTGCTGGTACCGGTAGTGCCCGGGAAGGTTGGCCTTGAAGGCGCCCATGAAGTTGGGGTCGGCCTCCCAGGAGACGGTGATGGGCTGGCCCACGATGTGGCCCGCGATGTCCACGCCGGGGTAGATCTGCTCAAGTGAGTGCAGCATGAGTTCAACGCGCTCGTCCGCATCAAGCGCCAGCCACTTCAGCGCGTCGTCGTTCCAGGTGTAGGAGAGCAGGATGACGGCGGGCTGGTCCGGGCCGTTGTCCAGCAGGTACGTGGCCCGGTTGAGGCGGTCGGTAAGGGTCATCGACAGGACCTCGTTGCCGGTGTCAGGGTCGATGTCCTTCCAGAACGGCCGGTCCACCATCACAAACGTTTTGGAGGACTGCATGTAGTGCGAGCGCTCGATAGCCGTCCAGAGTTCTGCCGGGAAGAGGGCTTCCTCCGTGTGGATCCGGGTGGACAGGAGCCAGGACTGGCAGGTGGTCACCACCGCCGGGTAGCTGGCTTCACGGCCCCAGCGTTCGCGGATCCGCAGGTTTCCGTCCGGGTCGCGGCTAATCCTGCCCACGGCACCGCGGGGCGAGCCGGAGTGCAGTGAGGACAGGGAGGTTCCTTCCGGCCAGTGCGCCATGCCCGACGGCGCGTGCTGCCAGAGTGCCTCGGGAAGGCGTTGTGCTCCCCCGCTGATGAGCCGGTGCTGGTCATCGGCATCCGTGTACACCACGCGCAGGATTTCCAGGATGGAGTTGGGGAAATCGGTGTCCCAGCCGCCGGTGCCGAAGCCCACCTGGCCAAAGGCTTCCCGGTGCGCGAACCCAGCCTTCTTGAAAGAGTCGCTGGCGGCGATGAAGCCGTAGAAGGTCTGCTCGTCCATCAGCGGCAGCAGTTCGTTCCACAGTTCCTTGATCCGGCCGGTATCCCTGGCCCGGATGGCCTGTTGCATCTCGGCGAACTTGGCCCCGTCATTGACCGCCGCTTTCCAGGCATCCGCCACTTCGCGGAAGAACGGCGGCAGGTCGCTGGGTTTTTCTGCATAATGTTTCTGGCCCGCCAGCTCGATCACCGTGCTGGACGTTGCCTGGGAGAGCGGATTCGGAAACTCCTCGGTTTCCAGGCCGAGCAGGTCCACGTAGTGGTAGAACGCCTTGCCTGATTCCGGGAAGCGCATGCCGCCAAGGTCTGCCACCACGCCCGGTGCCGCAGGGAATGAGGCAGTGCGCAGGCGCCCGCCGATGCGGTCGGCTTCGTACACCACCGGCCGCAGCCCCAGCTTCATTAGCTCATAGGCAGTGACCAGCCCGGAAAGTCCTGCCCCGATGACGGCGACCTCAGTGCCCAGCAGTTCGGCCGGGGCGGATCCCAAACCATCCTGGTGCGCCAGGTAGTGGTCGTAGCTGAACGGGAAGTCCGGGTTCAGCATGGTGATGGGACCCGCGGCGGTTCCCCCGGCAGCTGCAGCCGCGGCCGGGGCGGCTAAGGTGCTGGACGGGTCGGAGGCCGGCAGTTCGGTGGCGATGGTCATGGAAGTTCTGCCTTCGTCGGTTCGGGGTTTTGCTGGGTTGAAAGGTTCGGTCCGGACAGCTCGCGGTATTCTTCGTTGCTCAGTGCCGCCACCTTGGAGTTGCGGCGCCCGTAGCCAAAGTACGCCGCAACGCCCACCAGCATCCAGAGGGC harbors:
- a CDS encoding NAD(P)/FAD-dependent oxidoreductase; the protein is MTIATELPASDPSSTLAAPAAAAAAGGTAAGPITMLNPDFPFSYDHYLAHQDGLGSAPAELLGTEVAVIGAGLSGLVTAYELMKLGLRPVVYEADRIGGRLRTASFPAAPGVVADLGGMRFPESGKAFYHYVDLLGLETEEFPNPLSQATSSTVIELAGQKHYAEKPSDLPPFFREVADAWKAAVNDGAKFAEMQQAIRARDTGRIKELWNELLPLMDEQTFYGFIAASDSFKKAGFAHREAFGQVGFGTGGWDTDFPNSILEILRVVYTDADDQHRLISGGAQRLPEALWQHAPSGMAHWPEGTSLSSLHSGSPRGAVGRISRDPDGNLRIRERWGREASYPAVVTTCQSWLLSTRIHTEEALFPAELWTAIERSHYMQSSKTFVMVDRPFWKDIDPDTGNEVLSMTLTDRLNRATYLLDNGPDQPAVILLSYTWNDDALKWLALDADERVELMLHSLEQIYPGVDIAGHIVGQPITVSWEADPNFMGAFKANLPGHYRYQQRLFTHFKQDKLPESQRGIFLAGDDVSFTAGWAEGAVTTGLNAVWGVLNHLGGASAPGNPGPGELLDEIGPISLD